A region from the Drosophila ananassae strain 14024-0371.13 chromosome 2L, ASM1763931v2, whole genome shotgun sequence genome encodes:
- the LOC6500627 gene encoding uncharacterized protein LOC6500627 — protein MGMVEATTLEAHNSYTYLLATVCLTLTFIVMLGACLCCKKRMPKNDLMGVEGMVKLKNPDEVVVVTTLVGNSESQAELNASTVSNADSEKRSSTAAHRSLPDIPVAESNDNGSELYETVADKQLVNARNTRSQSPQPSMKKQTSVSQHSSISQADDVSSPYSRVKGLPHDYAKVRGTEHPYAQLNAPSTSHTTHQASSAAAAAAAVVAGSSGDRTSQHSEGSREPNDTAPAQVEIPAASAIAGMISASQDLPYMTPPIANQHFSGDSQDSSKGYTSISVREPLANILAQQPPGKPSIRNPALSRDVNDSHYATVSDDSDETYAAIEDPNNRHVVNPADIYTSGSETYAQIQPMQVNPIVVAVEINNSSSIPSANTSSGPSGGIHRPISGSGGGGGADHGIPVPPPVDSLRAQMHSRQASSSSNNSTSVCNLGSPKPEKRQANSPLPPTPKSSGQAHHLHAGSISNLTSGRNSVISVIEAGGDGHEAEPTEGSPQRKHSKSLSPTKESEGTKNIEGMYAKVIKKHKFSRNSPSSQNSSPILTRKQQQESLGVSPLDSAAAQIVDGQKGRGRSNSYSAKDHGYETIPADGQLMHENRKSDCYAANMLQKERQQEGGAIVPSVTIATAIVASASTKHYETIPNQPPSNQSSNSNSNSNNDPGYEQLHPIPPIVEDEAKKSDYDPNYEVLKSRAHSDDGYAKVLEKKRPPASADAAGYSTIPGADANHNYASILETKAAAETDHYARIAENAALTSPTTSSISTTNSVSLNSSTVATSTSQYESLTGTGSETDPNYESVCYLTSGNTATTSSGMEPAYEPLQADSGTTTQASSPLSGTTSTPSEQLLVDDYFHV, from the exons ATGGGCATGGTGGAGGCCACGACGCTGGAGGCCCACAACTCCTACACGTACCTCCTGGCGACAGTTTGCCTAACGCTCACTTTTATTGTGATGCTCGGAGCGTGTCTGTGCTGTAAAAAACGGATGCCCAA AAACGACTTAATGGGTGTCGAGGGTATGGTCAAGTTGAAAAATCCCGACGAAGTTGTAGTGGTAACCACTCTAGTTGGAAACAGCGAGTCCCAGGCGGAGCTGAATGCATCCACGGTGTCCAATGCCGATTCAGAAAAGAG GTCCAGCACTGCTGCTCATCGCAGTTTACCGGACATTCCAGTGGCCGAAAGCAACGATAACGGATCGGAACTTTATGAGACAGTGGCAGACAAGCAACTAGTGAATGCGCGCAACACCCGTAGCCAGAGCC CGCAACCCAGTATGAAAAAGCAGACCAGCGTGTCCCAGCACAGCTCAATCAGCCAGGCGGATGACGTCAGTTCGCCGTACTCGAGGGTCAAGGGTCTGCCTCATGACTACGCCAAGGTGCGGGGCACCGAACATCCTTATGCGCAGCTTAACGCACCCTCCACCTCCCATACCACCCATCAGGCCTCTTCAgctgcagcagcggcggcggcagttGTTGCCGGATCCTCTGGCGATCGTACCTCGCAGCATAGCGAAGGATCCAGAGAGCCGAATGACACTGCACCGGCGCAAGTTGAAATTCCAGCCGCCTCGGCTATAGCCGGCATGATATCGGCCAGCCAAGATCTGCCGTATATGACTCCGCCCATTGCAAACCAGCACTTTAGCGGGGACTCACAGGATTCGTCGA AGGGCTACACAAGCATCAGCGTGCGGGAACCGCTGGCAAATATTTTAGCCCAACAGCCACCAGGAAAGCCGTCTATTAGAAATCCAGCACTGTCACGCGATGTCAATGACTCGCACTACGCGACTGTATCTGACGATTCTG ATGAAACTTATGCAGCTATTGAAGACCCTAACAACCGTCATGTAGTCAATCCCGCCGACATTTACACCAGCGGCTCAGAGACCTACGCACAAATCCAGCCCATGCAGGTCAATCCCATAGTGGTAGCTGTGGAGATCAACAATAGCAGCAGTATTCCGAGCGCCAATACATCCAGTGGACCCAGTGGTGGGATCCACAGACCGATCAGTGGCagtgggggtggtggtggtgcagaTCATGGGATTCCTGTGCCGCCGCCGGTGGATAGTCTGCGGGCTCAGATGCACTCGCGCCAGGCTTCTTCGTCATCCAACAATAGCACCTCCGTGTGCAACCTCGGCTCTCCAAAGCCGGAAAAGCGGCAGGCGAATTCGCCTCTGCCTCCGACACCAAAATCAAGTGGCCAAGCCCACCATCTGCACGCGGGCAGTATAAGCAACTTGACGTCTGGGCGAAATTCTGTCATTTCGGTGATTGAAGCAGGCGGGGATGGTCACGAAGCGGAGCCAACGGAGGGGTCGCCACAGCGCAAGCACAGCAAGAGCCTCAGTCCAACGAAGGAAAGCGAGGGCACCAAAAACATCGAGGGAATGTATGCGAAG GTCATCAAGAAACACAAATTCTCGCGCAACTCTCCATCCTCGCAGAACAGCTCGCCCATTCTCACCAGGAAACAGCAGCAAGAATCCTTGGGCGTCAGTCCGCTGGATAGCGCAGCGGCTCAGATAGTAGATGGGCAAAAGGGACGGGGTAGGAGCAACAGCTACTCGGCCAAAGATCACGGCTACGAGACCATTCCAGCCGATGGTCAGTTGATGCACGAGAACCGAAAGTCGGACTGCTATGCCGCTAACATGCTGCAGAAGGAACGCCAACAGGAGGGAGGAG cGATTGTCCCGTCCGTGACAATAGCGACGGCAATTGTAGCCAGCGCCAGCACAAAGCACTATGAGACTATTCCTAACCAACCACCCAGCAACCAATCCAGCAACAGTAACAGTAACAGCAACAACGATCCCGGCTACGAACAACTTCATCCTATCCCGCCTATTGTCGAAGACGAGGCTAAGAAGTCCGACTACGATCCCAATTACGAGGTGCTGAAGAGTCGTGCCCACTCGGATGACGGCTACGCCAAAGTGCTGGAGAAGAAGCGACCCCCAGCGTCCGCCGATGCAGCTGGATATAGCACGATCCCGGGTGCAGATGCTAATCATAATTATGCAAGTATTTTAGAGACGAAGGCGGCCGCCGAGACGGATCACTATGCTCGGATAGCGGAAAATGCGGCACTAACCTCCCCAACCACATCCTCCATTTCCACGACTAACTCTGTCTCGCTCAACTCGTCAACGGTTGCCACCAGCACGTCTCAGTATGAATCCCTGACGGGAACGGGCAGCGAAACGGATCCCAATTATGAGTCGGTGTGTTACCTGACGTCCGGAAACACTGCAACTACCAGCAGTGGCATGGAGCCGGCCTACGAGCCGCTGCAAGCAGATTCGGGAACAACCACACAGGCAAGCAGTCCGCTGAGCGGAACCACATCCACGCCCAGCGAGCAGTTACTGGTGGACGACTACTTTCATGTGTAG
- the LOC6500626 gene encoding alpha-2-macroglobulin receptor-associated protein, whose protein sequence is MIKSWSIVVVLVLALLAVSQVDADKKGKKYSREANDPQNFRHVAEEKYDPDFKNIQRPFRIAKLNLVWAKAQNRLTEPKLKSLYMELKIHDKEEISWKQLKQKDKNGLKEDELRRKLIGIMSTYDLLEHFEETQNTEKLKPYKKFHDSDERHKNKSLFKDKKLNRLWEKAEISGFTSDELKTLKQEFDHHQDKVDVYYSLLENIGTVDTEKHENAINTEDLDNYNLISNDPNENEIKTHAQNVKKFENDLNALRGHHTGIKDHYDRLERLVSSGPHSQDFIEPKVQGLWRVAQASNFTEKELNSIKTELYHFESRLLKLRHLHAEHALHKEKYKNEKVKDKGNRFEDMEDHLKKQTRKVEKLQENIERTIFKHSEL, encoded by the exons ATGATCAAGTCCTGGTCAATTGTGGTGGTACTCGTCCTTGCCCTGCTGGCGGTCTCGCAGGTCGACGCAGATAAGAAGGGCAAGAAGTATAGTCGCGAGGCTAACGACCCGCAGAATTTCCGGCATGTAGCCGAGGAGAAGTACGACCCAGATTTTAAGAACATCCAGAGACCCTTCCGTATAGCGAAATTGAATCTCGTGTGGGCCAAGGCACAGAAC CGGTTAACCGAGCCCAAATTGAAGTCGCTGTACATGGAGCTGAAGATCCATGACAAGGAAGAGATCTCGTGGAAGCAGCTAAAACAAAAGGACAAGAATGGACTGAAGGAAGATGAGCTGCGTCGTAAGCTCATTGGCATTATGAGCACATACGATCTGCTGGAACATTTCGAAGAAACCCAAAACACCGAAAAACTTAAGCCATACAAG AAATTTCATGACTCCGATGAGCGCCATAAAAACAAGAGCTTATTCAAGGACAAGAAACTCAACAGGCTATGGGAAAAGGCAGAGATTTCTGGCTTCACCTCGGACGAGTTGAAAACTTTGAAGCAGGAGTTCGATCACCACCAAGACAAGGTTGACGTGTACTACAGCCTGTTGGAGAACATTGGAACAGTGGATACCGAAAAACATGAGA ATGCGATAAACACCGAGGATCTGGACAATTACAATCTCATTTCAAATGACCCCaacgaaaatgaaattaaaacgCATGCCCAGAATGTTAAGAAGTTTGAAAACGATTTAAACGCACTTCGCGGTCATCATACAGGCATCAAGGATCACTATGATAGGCTGGAACGTCTAGTGTCCTCTGGACCACATAGCCAGGATTTTATTGAACCCAAAGTTCAGGGTTTGTGGCGAGTAGCCCAAGCTAGCAATTTTACAGAAAAGGAATTGAATTCCATTAAGACGGAACTGTATCATTTCGAAAGTCGTTTGTTGAAACTGCGTCACCTGCACGCCGAGCATGCCCTGCATAAGGAGAAATACAAG aaCGAAAAGGTCAAAGACAAGGGAAATCGTTTCGAGGACATGGAAGATCACCTGAAAAAACAAACTCGGAAGGTGGAAAAGTTGCAGGAGAATATTGAAAGAACCATCTTCAAGCACTCTGAACtttaa